Below is a window of Impatiens glandulifera chromosome 2, dImpGla2.1, whole genome shotgun sequence DNA.
CAAGAACACTAATCCTAAGgatcggtcctaactcaagtaAACTCTTTTGACAAGGTTCCACCTTTGCTACATCTCCATCATAAATGTGGAGTTTACTTTATAGTTTATGAACCTCATAATGGGGATGAGGCCCTAAGATCGATAATTTCATTCATTAGTGTGAAAGTTATCGATCTAAGGGACCAATGCGACATCCGTCAGCATAGACATGGCTGGAGAGTGTGATGGTAGAAGAGGAGAGTATtgcaattataaaaataaaagcaaaTATATATGCAAATAATGTGACTTATAGTAAACATCTCATAAGCATTTTGTATATTTGCTTTATGGAACTCCGATTTTATATAGTTCAAAATTTCGGGGTTCATAGTTTTCTATGTTGATTATACTACTACTTTCTAACTCCTCGTTATACAATAGTGGTAAAACTAAAGTTCCATTTTAGGGGGAGCGAGTTATGCTGCAGCAAGTAGAGGTGACAGAATCTTTACTCTCTTCTTCTCCTTGTTGATGTCGATACTCATCTATGATTTGGTCGATGTAATCCTTTTTGTCTTTTGGGATGCCCATTTTGACTACATCATTCCACAACTCAAGGTAGTTTGCAAAGTCATTGTGTTCAATCAGCATGTCTATGGCAATCACGCAATCACGACAAGGAGGCATGCAGTCTTAGTCAAATTGCTTAAAAATATCACTAGTGTAGTAAGAAGTAATCCATTTGAGACCCATAAACATAATTACGAGTTGATCATTCATTAGATAAACCATCTTTTTAATAACATACCATGGTAGAAGTTTGCGTATGGAATCATTGTTATGGATGAATATTTTTGGTTTGGCACTCCTGATGCGTCGACACTAAACCGCGACACACATCTCACTACTAAGGACCGGGGAGGTATACACTCTATCTTTTCTAAGAGTCATATGTAGATTATAATCGAAGTCCCTCTCTTACTGAGGTAGTAGGTGAAGTATGATTCATTTAATCCTAACAATGTTTCAGTTAGAATAATTCCAATAGGATCCTTATTTCCTCTCTTGAGGTGGTAAGTCACTTATAGTATTTTTGAGGATGGTGGACGGTTGCCTAACGGGGTGAGGAGAAAGTGAGCCATCATGATCGTCATGGTGAGTTTCAGTGGAATTTCTCCGGTTTGAGTGGCCAGCTTCACTCAGCGTGGCATGTCCAATTAAGTTCTTGCCAGGATTTTGTTAGTTGTGGTCTTTGTATACCCAAACTCCTCATGGATAAGGCGTTTGAGAGACATGGACTCCGTAAAAGGCTTGAGtcttatgatgttcttgttatCGATATCATGATTGCTTTGAATTCTTCGATAGTTGGACAAATTTGGCGATCTCTTATGATGAAGTCCATGTGTATTGGATCCCACTTTCGCTACATTTCCATCATAAAGTGAGTGTATTTGAGGGAAGTGTTTAAACCGTAGCCTCGGTAGTATCATTCTAATTCATAGAAATAGTGGCTCTAGAGGAACATATCTTTGTTCTCTAATAGAAACATTCTACGATCATATAATCAACTTGACAAATATATCGTTTAATTTTGATAAAGCATATATGTTTAGAGAtgtttattttatctattatagGTATGCATGTACAATAAATAAACACGTACATATTAACTTGTCGAGACTTTGTTGTTTGGGCACGTCAAACAACGGTTGAATATAGTAACTAGGTTTTGTGTGTTAAGGTTATAATCCTCGATCGGATTCCTCGGTTCTtactcaagaacattggtctTAAGTcttggtcctaactcaagaacaccggttcTTAGTCTCAGTTAGGACCGAGGATTACCGATCCTACTTCTCGGTCCTACAGGACTCGGTCCAaaaggaccgagtgttcttcatttggtatgaagattGCAGGTTAGTATCTTTTGATACAAATAATGAAAACATGATCTGTAAGTCACAAACAACACATATGGATATAAGGACCATAATCCTTAATCCTAGACACGATCAATCGAGCTTTAATTCGATCAATTTCTCAACCCAATTTAAACCCAATTTATAGGGCAAGAATTGTGAACTTTTGATTTAGGTAATCTAATTGcttaattcttgttccaacaacttcgaaatgatgtttatagtcgaacacaaccaaaacaagaacatcaatcaaactttgtaacaactttcaaaatttaaatttaaattttttatttcaaaatttttagtttgatcaaatatgatcgggatgaatgaaatatgatttggaaatcatcctaacatgtttacaaacatgttaaacaactatttaaattaaaaattcaagttcaaagctcaagaacacaaaattttaaattttcatattttcaaatcaaatttgggtttttgattaagattgaattgatgaaatctctttcgaCAGAAAGCTTAGAAAACATTTAGGGATTGATTTCGACTATAGAAAGAACAAAACTGAGCCCTAAAAATGATCAACTCGATTGAATTGGAAAATCTAATTTTGAATCACAAATTGAATTACAGGTGAACTGGAAGCATACTaatgattggagaacactccaatgatgtgTAGGAAGTTTTCTCAATCCATGGATCAAAGCTTAGATCGCCGAAGAAGTTTTTACAAAAATCAGTCGTCGAAGATTCTATGAAGATCTTCAATTAGTCTGTAATTTGTGATGTTTATTCgatggattggaagaagaaCACCTAGAGATTATTTATACCGGAACTAGGTCGATTTTGGAGAtcgaattcaacttcaatttctcTTCTGAAATCTTTCTTCAACGTTTCTGTTTTGTCTCTAGCAGCCTAAGTCTAGCGTAGGATTTGACTTCTAATCCTAGGGAAAATGATGGCGAGGAGGAGACGTGCACATGAACATGGGTGAAAGAATGGAGGGATAAGGTTGAGAAACGAAGAAGATAAGATTTCTAGAAGGATCGTCGGCGTCGATCACGAGCCTTTGGCGTTCGCCCAGTTGATCGGGTTAGACGAacaaaacgacatcgtttcatttaaaaatgaaacGTGCCTTTGCATTCTATTGGCGACCCGCGTGGACCTGGGCGCGCGTTACTTCCATTCGGCTACGCCGCATGTTCctgggcgttggatgaaaattcagcgTTAATCTGATGGATATGGATCTTGCTGCAaaatttaaacacaatttttaccacacaatattattagtttatatttttaatataagagttatttgaaatcgaatttttaacgctttcttgcgtttttttcaccaaattaataaaaaaatatttttaacaacataataaaaattatgatcatttattttatttttgagtatttttagatattttggggtatttatttaattattttaacgcataaattatatataatttatgttttaaatcataattaaattattttaatcccttttgtggtttaatttgggtaaaataaatacagtattttaacctcaaattatttttaatttttatttattttttttaattaaagtttaattatcacaCTATTTGGCTCTAATTGACTCTTAATTCTCTTTTTAATTactttgaattaaaaaattaaaaatattattttaatattattataaattaagataGGTTATGTTAcccaatttaattaaaatatatatattttttaatttaaattcatgttatatatataaataaaatttaatcatttataagGTTAACTTCAATTTGAACATTTATAAGTTTATACAAATAAAGTTTAGATCccattttaaatattgtatcATAATTTAGGTTCATATTGACATTCCTCTTTACCGGTAAGAAGAGCTAATTAGGGCCCAAATGAAATGAAGCCGATAGATCTCTGTATTTCTCCAAAGTCCAAACCTAGGCTGAAGCCACCAGACGACGGGGAAAGACGACGACGAAAACACCACTCATCGCTATGGCCTTGACATCTCGCATCCTATCGAAATCCAACCAGGTTTCTCTCTTACATCATTTTGTTTTCTCGATTCATAGATTTTCGTGTCCCTGTTGCTTCAGTTCATCGATCGAGGAATGGACTCTACTATGATTTAGTACTGAACAGATCTTGATCCTATATCACGGAAAAACATCGGAATTTTTCATCGCAAGACTTCAGTTTGTTTATTATGTAGATAGATGGGTTGCGTCATTCATCCAAATGCTAGTCAACCTAAGAACGGAATATTGTTTAGCATTTTACCAAATTGAAACATAGTACTCAAAGACGAGACAATCATAATCATGTTTTATAGACATGTCTATTGTAAAATAGGATTCATTAGTTGGATTCACCTGgaaaattttaagtttgatttagcTAGTCTTGCCCCAAAAGGGTagtttttgagttattttattttactttcttGTGTGATTATGCAGTTACATGCTGGACGCATACTTACTCAACACCATGGTGTATCTGCTCATTTCTTTTCCAGTGGAGCTCCTCCTAAACCGCTTAAGGGAGATGGTAATACATTTGTTctcctttttttcttcttttgactGATCAATTCATGGTTAAGAAATTGTGAAAATAGCAATGTATATTTTGCCTGCTGCTTCTAACTAGAGTCTGTTGGATAGTAATGGCTATGTTTTTAGGAGAAAGTGGGAGATCAACTATGTTTTAGGCTCTAGCTTGCAGTTAACTTTATAGTCGATATTGGATATTCTATGTTTTCTTTATTTGCATGTTTATATAGATTGTAGGGTAACATTTCTTCATGAGTTTGTTTATCAATGCTTTGAATCACTATGTGACTTCTAAATAAGGTGTGTGTATTCATTGGTCTATCTTTTGCTAGCTAATCTCCATCTATGTGAACCCAATGCCCAATGTTAATATTCTAAAGAATCTGTATAACACAGtaccttttttttaatgatctAGGTGCTATGTACACTGACAGATGATATTACTAGCTTCTTGTGCTTAATGAATATAACTTTTGATGATGGTGATGGTGTCATCAAAGCTAACTTTGATTATAGacttgatttttttctaaattattctcTGTTTATGTTCTTTCATGCAAAACATGTCATTTGTCTGGGATGTATCTTAATTCTtaggaataatattttatatgagttCCAGGAAACAGTTCGTTACATCCCATGAAAGTGGATTCGTTTCTAGAATCAGATCACCTATGAATTTAATAGTGATCTTTATTTGACATGCACAGAGATGCTGAAGAACATTTTCTTGGATGTGAAAAACAAATTTGAGACGGCCATTGGAGTTCTTCGGAAGGAAAAGATCACCATCGATCCTAAAGATCCTGCTGCTGTTAAGCATTATGCAAATGTGATGAAGACTGTTAGAGAAAAGTGAGTTATTTCTTTGTTTTCTGAATCTATTAAGTGGTTGCAATAGCTAGATCCTCTTATGTCATGTCCTAAAATATGGATGGGAGCTATTAAATTGTCATAGCTTGATGTTCATTCATGTCTTGAAGTAGGAACATGTTATGCAAGCTATATGAAGTCCTTCTCCTTCAATTTAGATAACTAGAATCTGGAGCAATATATTATTGTGATTTGAgactctaggagcttgtttatTCTATTGTTAATGTACTTCATTTAATATCACTCTCGAGGTCGTGAGTTTGGTAGTCGATCCTTTCAGACCAGTTTTGAGCTGTAAGTCATAGACCACATCATAAAAAAGAAGGATGATCAAGAGGTTTCAGATACAGAATTTTCTTTCCTAAGTTGAAGTGGATATATTAATATGCCACCATCTTTTTTACTTCCATTTTGTTTGAGCTGATATATAAATTTTCTGGTTTGTCCATGATCCATCTTCTTGTGCTTTATACTATCTCAGGGCAGATTTATTTTCTGAATCCCAACGTATCGAGTATACCATTCAAACACGCACACAAGGTATCCCAGATGCTCGCTCATATCTTATAACTTTGAAGGAAATAAGGATCAGGTATGTCGTTTTGCTCctctaataatttaaataatctgacTTGATCAATGTGTTCCATGGTTTCTGTTACGTgtgtaatataaaatatagaatatagAATAGAATAGGAGATGAGATAGGAGATGAGACTTAGAGAATATGTGAGACCTAGATTGATATAGAAGAGAAGATAGATCACCACATCATTCTATGCAATACTACATAATTTGAAGCAACCGTCCTTAAATAGGCCTTGGCATAACAACTTCTTCCAGGTCACTATCAAAAGGAATAtagtctttatttatttattttaaaaaaaaaagtctttatttattttttgaatgaaGGAATATAATTTGTTACTATAATCAATATCTTCTACACCTTATCTTTGTTATCACAATCATTGATTAACTCATGGCCGTGTCCCAGTGATTCTTCTTAATGCTTATCTCATTTATATCCAATTCACATATTTTAGTTTGTGTAGAGTATTGTTTCAAGTCGAGCAATATTTGGTTGCAATTGCTCTCATGCTATGAACTGTGCTTCCACTCCAACCAAAAAgaagatatttttataaatgttgaaTTTCTGAATCATTTCTTTAAAGCCCGGTATGAGGATGTGAAACTAAGCATTTTCTcaatatttgatttatgattagaaaagaaatgataaatatttttccaaCCTATTTTCAAGGTTGAGAATCAAGAAACTTGTTTTCAACTGACACATTTATgtcatttgattatataaaactttatcCTAGTATATTTATTCTGGACATTTCTTATTCAAATTCTCATAAATTTCTGAGTCCTCAATTTTAAATGTGTACCTATAATCCCTATAATCTTCCATTAAAGTCCAGATTTTCTGTTCCTTGGTTTGATTGTACTGCATTTCCCCCTCAAGCATCAGTATTTTGCAGGAGAGGGCTAAATGATCAACTTGGTGCGGAGGCTTTGATGATGGATGCGTTAGAAAAGGTTGAAAAAGAGATCAAAAAACCTTTGATGAGGGATGATAAGCAGGGAATGGCTCTTCTTACAGCAGAGTTTGAAAAGATCAACAAGAAGTAAGCATTCAAACCTGTAAATGAATTATTCCTGGCTTGTCTGCATTGATTTCCACTTGTACAGTCACTTCACATGTGACGTCTTTATACTCAAGTCATTAAGGTTTTGGGGGGTAGCTGTAATGAGTAGTGATATGGAATTATTTTGGAATAAAATGCTCTTAAAAAGTAAAGAGGGAAATAAAAAAGTTAGtattgattataattattttgattgatattgGGTTGCTGAGAgaaatgttttttattgaaaaaggTAATGTATATAAGATTAATTTGGAATTGTGCTAAAAAGTAAGTGGGTTTATTACCgtgatcaaatttaaatatcttcTATATAGGATAAATTGAGTATTTAGCATGTTTATGGGaactaatattttcaatttatacaTGGACCTTGtaggcttgtttgatttggggTTATTTTAATAACCACCTGGTTGTTTTTGAATAACCCTGTTTATTATAggttataaaaaaacaaattatttgagtaaaaaaatattaggggtgtaaatatactttttaaatgAATGGTATTTTGTTTACCTTTGTTGATGGtttttgaatgatgtgattgtaGTTTTTATGGTGTAAATTATTATATAGTGGGTTGTATTGATACACACATAAGATGGACAACCATAAACTGTTATTATGCTATGAAGAATTGTCTGCTCTTCAATTATTGTCATGGATTTTGAAACAAAAGTTTTTTCTTTCTGAAAATGACGCACATTCTTTCTGTTTATTGAATTCCAACATTGTCCAAGATGAAAATACGGTTTATTTGTCTtggaaataagaaaaaattggaatggaaactaatattttatgtttCCAGACTTGGAATTCGCAAGGAAGACATGCCCAAGTATGAAGAAGAGTTGGAACTAAAAATTGCCAAAGCACAGTTGGAGAAGCTGGACAAGGATGCTACTGAAGCTATGGAAACACTAAAGAAAAGGTACATGCTTATGTCGGTCTTCATTTAATAAATG
It encodes the following:
- the LOC124927722 gene encoding probable ATP synthase 24 kDa subunit, mitochondrial; protein product: MALTSRILSKSNQLHAGRILTQHHGVSAHFFSSGAPPKPLKGDEMLKNIFLDVKNKFETAIGVLRKEKITIDPKDPAAVKHYANVMKTVREKADLFSESQRIEYTIQTRTQGIPDARSYLITLKEIRIRRGLNDQLGAEALMMDALEKVEKEIKKPLMRDDKQGMALLTAEFEKINKKLGIRKEDMPKYEEELELKIAKAQLEKLDKDATEAMETLKKRDEFKDEEPVEVKSLDIRNFL